The Ruania alba genome window below encodes:
- a CDS encoding arylsulfatase: protein MTEQPNILVLMVDQWRGDCLSAAGHPVVKTPYLDRLAARGTRFTHAYSASPTCIPARASLHTGMSAASHGRVGYKDLVPWNYEVTLAGELTRAGYQTQAVGKMHVYPERTQLGFQNVILHSPTGIVRTARQQGKDPGLVDDYLPWLRQQLGRDATYFDHGVDSNSYVARPWDKPEHTHPTNFVATQAADFLRRRDPRKPFFLFASFNAPHPPYDPPEWAFQQYLNAPMPDPPTGDWQDYYAEFEDPANSSAGVTQIDETMLRRARAGYYGHITHVDQQISYLLAELDHYGVAENTYICFISDHGEMLGDHHMFRKGYPYEGSARIPMLISGPGMKPGHVSDEVVELRDIMPTLLECAGAPTPDQVEGHSLRDITRGGSEPVRAYLHGEHLMFGQSLQWLTDTHSKYVWMSATGREQLFDLDHDPHETHNLATDPAWADTLTTWRARLIQELTGREEGFTDGRQLFPGRPVSPCLAHATDPRPPRLTAWLSR from the coding sequence ATGACTGAGCAACCGAACATCCTGGTGCTGATGGTGGACCAGTGGCGTGGTGACTGCCTCAGCGCGGCCGGGCACCCCGTCGTCAAGACGCCGTACCTGGATCGCCTTGCCGCCCGCGGGACCCGCTTCACCCACGCCTACTCCGCCTCGCCCACCTGCATCCCGGCACGGGCGTCCCTGCACACCGGGATGTCAGCCGCCTCGCACGGGCGGGTCGGGTACAAGGATCTGGTGCCGTGGAACTACGAGGTCACCCTGGCCGGTGAGCTCACCCGCGCCGGCTACCAGACCCAGGCGGTGGGCAAGATGCACGTCTACCCCGAACGCACCCAGTTGGGCTTTCAGAACGTCATCCTGCACAGCCCCACCGGGATCGTGCGCACGGCCCGCCAGCAGGGCAAAGACCCCGGACTGGTGGACGACTACCTGCCCTGGCTACGTCAGCAGCTCGGCCGGGACGCCACCTACTTCGACCACGGTGTCGACTCCAACTCCTACGTCGCCCGCCCGTGGGACAAACCCGAACACACCCACCCCACGAACTTCGTCGCCACCCAAGCGGCTGACTTCCTGCGCCGGCGCGACCCGCGTAAACCATTCTTCCTGTTCGCCTCCTTCAACGCCCCGCACCCGCCGTATGACCCACCGGAGTGGGCGTTCCAGCAATACCTGAACGCACCCATGCCTGATCCGCCGACCGGGGACTGGCAGGACTACTACGCCGAGTTCGAGGACCCAGCCAACTCGTCCGCGGGGGTGACCCAGATCGATGAGACGATGCTGCGCCGCGCCCGCGCCGGCTACTACGGGCACATCACCCACGTCGACCAGCAGATCTCCTACCTGCTGGCCGAGCTCGACCATTACGGCGTGGCCGAGAACACCTACATCTGCTTCATCTCCGACCACGGCGAGATGCTCGGCGACCACCACATGTTCCGCAAGGGCTACCCCTACGAAGGATCCGCCCGCATCCCGATGCTCATCTCCGGGCCAGGCATGAAACCCGGCCACGTCAGCGACGAAGTCGTCGAACTGCGCGACATCATGCCGACCCTGCTCGAGTGTGCCGGGGCCCCGACCCCGGACCAGGTCGAAGGCCACAGCCTGCGCGACATCACCCGTGGCGGGAGCGAACCCGTGCGCGCGTACCTGCACGGCGAACACCTCATGTTCGGCCAATCACTGCAATGGCTCACCGACACCCACAGCAAATACGTCTGGATGTCCGCCACAGGGCGCGAACAACTCTTCGATCTCGACCACGACCCGCACGAGACCCACAACCTCGCCACCGACCCGGCGTGGGCCGACACCCTGACGACCTGGCGAGCACGGCTGATCCAAGAACTGACCGGCCGCGAAGAAGGATTCACCGACGGCCGGCAACTGTTCCCCGGGCGGCCAGTCTCCCCATGCCTGGCCCACGCCACCGATCCAAGGCCACCCCGTCTGACAGCCTGGTTGTCTCGGTAG
- the dcm gene encoding DNA (cytosine-5-)-methyltransferase, translated as MTPSQHAEFTFVDLFAGIGGFAYALRELGGTCVDSVEIDPRAARVYEWNHGADPLGDITKRANDQGVDVPEHTVLTAGFPCQPFSKSGAQRGMDEARGTLFENIMHIVAARRPPVVLLENVRNLAGPRHRHEWAVIVQCLREAGYHVSSRPAIFSPHLLPVEQGGSPQIRERVFITATYWPERSADDPAPAVVNKMVRTEPWDLMTELPVDSRRFIAGCELTREERQWIDAWENFRELITARLRTAAPSRALDEVRLPGFPFWVDSWVHEDQFDLPRETPRWKENFLRKNSKFYTQHQSVLDRWIEAHDVRSFPASRRKFEWQAQTEDSLWNCAMQLRPSGIRAKRMTHLPALVAISQTPILGPQQRRLSVAEAATLQGFPPNFDFGDQPASESYKQLGNGVHVGVVQHVLRKHIERDLTRLRKIAPGLATIVDEPASVSAPTREAVPA; from the coding sequence ATGACACCCTCTCAGCACGCTGAGTTCACCTTCGTCGACCTGTTTGCCGGCATCGGCGGGTTTGCCTACGCCCTCCGCGAGTTGGGCGGGACCTGTGTCGACTCAGTGGAGATCGACCCGCGCGCAGCTCGCGTGTACGAGTGGAACCATGGCGCCGATCCGCTCGGCGACATCACGAAACGAGCAAACGACCAGGGCGTGGACGTGCCCGAACACACCGTGCTGACAGCAGGGTTCCCGTGCCAGCCCTTCTCCAAATCAGGTGCTCAACGTGGCATGGACGAGGCGCGAGGAACTCTGTTCGAGAACATCATGCATATCGTTGCGGCGCGGAGGCCACCCGTGGTGCTATTGGAGAATGTTCGCAACCTCGCTGGACCACGACACCGTCACGAGTGGGCCGTAATCGTGCAGTGCTTGCGCGAGGCCGGATATCACGTCTCATCGAGGCCCGCCATCTTCTCCCCGCACCTGCTTCCGGTCGAACAAGGCGGATCGCCACAGATCCGTGAGCGAGTCTTCATCACCGCCACGTATTGGCCCGAACGAAGCGCAGACGACCCGGCCCCTGCCGTGGTGAACAAGATGGTCCGCACAGAGCCGTGGGATCTCATGACTGAACTACCCGTGGATTCTCGCCGGTTCATCGCTGGCTGCGAGCTCACCCGCGAAGAGCGGCAGTGGATTGATGCATGGGAGAATTTCCGTGAACTGATCACCGCACGGCTACGCACCGCAGCGCCAAGCCGAGCACTCGACGAGGTACGGCTACCTGGGTTTCCGTTCTGGGTGGACTCCTGGGTGCACGAAGATCAGTTCGACCTTCCACGAGAGACACCAAGATGGAAGGAGAACTTCCTCCGCAAGAATTCAAAATTCTACACTCAGCATCAGTCAGTACTCGATCGCTGGATTGAGGCTCACGACGTACGCTCCTTCCCTGCCTCTCGGCGAAAATTCGAGTGGCAAGCTCAAACTGAGGACAGTCTCTGGAACTGCGCCATGCAACTACGCCCGTCCGGCATTCGCGCCAAGCGCATGACCCATCTTCCGGCGCTAGTCGCAATCTCTCAGACGCCGATCCTTGGCCCCCAGCAACGACGATTGTCAGTCGCCGAAGCTGCAACTCTCCAAGGTTTTCCACCCAATTTCGACTTCGGCGACCAGCCCGCTAGTGAGAGCTATAAGCAATTAGGTAACGGCGTCCACGTCGGCGTTGTACAACATGTCCTGCGTAAGCATATTGAACGAGATCTCACACGACTTCGTAAAATTGCTCCTGGGCTCGCTACCATCGTTGATGAACCAGCGAGTGTGTCCGCTCCGACGCGCGAGGCGGTCCCAGCGTGA
- a CDS encoding DUF262 domain-containing protein has protein sequence MYYLGNRVVEPLGPGSKEKKAAFLALGQFVGLDLSSVPGKCECGRLIAERVGEDWDDTCISSGDTVTLTGLNRVVDGAVRWHLNEGRRPARSLVRDLQNLHPAPRWDDNPEQDMAEDLTELNQNLIDAIASLMADGATPLSVDSSRFFDVDRDAISISTGTWRSPVAAIQGWMHLPREIDGSSPEVFDRSLGEMLGLAPAEVGHPATFFSRLQERLERAGELRERFLEELDDEAEGTVTLETASGNWDSWWSDVEEGEDVETAGPIQAGAHVWTIAQFRQYAIDREIDLNPSYQRADVWPTADAQLLVESVLRGIPLPSVIVLKWNTDEGDRYEIVDGKQRLTSLLRFTASHPKALSLVADKAGEWGVDVDELQQIFMTNYPSFKKQWRKNEPTNLTAKREKELYFPFPLRSGEVRSLSGELEQARGRYYSEIRNIVIQIGSGKKKIRTLFEDVSNYRIPVIEYEEATSRQIHEVFSLYNKQGKHLNAEEIRNATYHHLDFMRAILATSGDADGIEQVAPFLSSSWHDLSSTGHALVDPSGPYGYTEAGYKRTKALSWVAATLLLEDDRLSSRSTARHITALLDRIHAAPADPLRDTQRVIEAMVMLDKAVDAHQVVPPETWAPRFRNARGSGRWQELQLVASLIALAVAHVAHGDSLQDRLEDAVEDISEASQGWTRPPKTQSRQQWEFVAGVVREFLTTLNIDSASVDNSIRKQFGYSGLCHLLDLPRPTWWN, from the coding sequence ATGTACTATCTCGGCAACCGCGTGGTTGAACCTCTCGGTCCGGGCAGCAAGGAAAAAAAGGCCGCATTCCTCGCGCTTGGCCAGTTTGTCGGACTCGACCTCTCCAGCGTGCCAGGGAAGTGCGAGTGCGGTCGTCTCATAGCGGAACGGGTCGGCGAAGACTGGGATGACACGTGCATCTCATCCGGTGACACCGTCACGCTGACGGGACTCAACCGCGTAGTGGACGGAGCCGTCCGGTGGCATCTCAACGAAGGTCGCCGTCCAGCACGCTCTCTTGTACGTGACCTTCAGAACCTGCACCCGGCACCTCGTTGGGACGACAACCCGGAGCAAGACATGGCCGAAGACCTGACCGAACTGAATCAGAACCTCATTGACGCTATCGCGAGCCTCATGGCCGACGGAGCGACACCACTGAGCGTCGACTCGTCGCGCTTCTTCGACGTAGACCGAGACGCAATCTCGATCTCAACGGGCACCTGGCGCAGCCCAGTTGCCGCCATCCAGGGATGGATGCACCTTCCACGCGAGATCGACGGAAGTTCTCCAGAGGTGTTCGATAGGTCACTTGGGGAGATGCTGGGCCTTGCCCCGGCGGAGGTGGGACACCCTGCGACCTTCTTCAGTAGGCTGCAAGAGCGTCTCGAGCGAGCAGGCGAACTTCGCGAGCGATTCCTCGAAGAACTCGATGACGAGGCTGAGGGGACAGTCACACTTGAAACTGCCAGTGGGAATTGGGACTCGTGGTGGAGTGACGTCGAGGAAGGCGAAGACGTCGAGACTGCCGGTCCCATACAAGCTGGCGCACATGTATGGACGATTGCGCAGTTCCGCCAGTACGCCATTGACCGCGAGATTGACCTCAATCCTTCGTACCAACGCGCGGACGTCTGGCCCACAGCCGATGCACAATTACTCGTAGAATCGGTATTGCGCGGGATCCCGCTTCCCTCTGTAATTGTCCTTAAGTGGAACACCGACGAGGGTGATCGCTACGAAATAGTAGACGGCAAACAGCGCCTTACATCCCTCTTGCGATTCACCGCCTCCCACCCGAAAGCCCTTTCGCTCGTCGCCGACAAGGCCGGCGAATGGGGCGTTGACGTCGATGAACTCCAACAGATCTTCATGACAAACTACCCGTCGTTCAAGAAGCAGTGGCGGAAGAACGAGCCGACGAACCTGACCGCGAAACGCGAAAAGGAACTCTATTTTCCCTTCCCGCTGCGCTCTGGTGAGGTCCGGTCATTGAGTGGCGAACTTGAGCAAGCGCGTGGTCGTTACTACTCAGAAATCCGGAACATAGTAATCCAGATCGGCAGCGGAAAAAAGAAGATCCGCACCCTTTTCGAAGACGTATCGAACTACCGAATCCCAGTTATCGAGTACGAAGAGGCCACGAGTCGTCAGATTCACGAAGTCTTCAGCCTCTACAACAAACAGGGAAAACATTTAAATGCCGAAGAAATTCGCAACGCCACTTACCACCACCTCGACTTCATGAGGGCAATCCTCGCAACCAGTGGCGATGCTGACGGAATCGAGCAGGTCGCCCCATTTCTTTCAAGTTCGTGGCACGATCTGAGTTCTACCGGACACGCACTTGTCGATCCATCGGGACCCTACGGCTACACTGAGGCAGGTTATAAACGGACCAAGGCACTCTCGTGGGTAGCTGCCACCCTTCTGCTGGAGGACGACCGGCTCTCATCCCGATCGACGGCTCGACACATCACAGCGCTTCTTGATCGCATTCATGCCGCCCCTGCGGACCCGCTCAGAGACACTCAGCGCGTGATCGAAGCGATGGTAATGCTCGACAAGGCCGTGGATGCCCATCAGGTGGTACCACCGGAGACGTGGGCACCAAGGTTCCGAAACGCGCGCGGCTCCGGTCGCTGGCAAGAACTCCAACTGGTGGCTTCTCTAATCGCACTGGCGGTCGCACACGTGGCACACGGCGATTCGCTGCAGGATCGACTAGAAGACGCCGTCGAGGACATTAGCGAGGCATCGCAGGGTTGGACCAGGCCGCCCAAGACCCAGTCACGCCAGCAATGGGAGTTCGTCGCTGGAGTTGTACGCGAGTTTCTTACGACCCTGAACATCGATTCCGCCTCGGTCGACAACTCCATTCGAAAGCAGTTCGGATATTCTGGCCTATGTCACCTCCTCGACCTTCCGCGGCCCACATGGTGGAATTAG
- a CDS encoding FAD-dependent oxidoreductase codes for MNQIYADIAVIGAGLGGVAAALAAARHGRTVILTEETEWVGGQVTSQGVPVDEHRWIEQFGCTASYRAFRDGVRDYYRDHYPLTAAARADRYLNPGSGLVSRLCTEPRVAVAVLEAMLAPHQAAGRIDLRLRHRPIAATTDGDTVTSVTVEDADGSQVTISADYVLDATETGELLPLTGTEYVTGFESQADTGEPSAPAERQPENMQSVTWCFAFDYVEGEDHTIDKPADYDSWRHFQPPYWPGPMLEFTAPHPRTLEPITRVLLPHHDERPGEPAASGSIDLWRYRRILARANFAPGAVPSDIVLVNWPMVDYVSGPLFDAGGNNAEHFEGAKQMSLCLMYWMQTEMPTPDGGKGLPGLRLRGDVFDTSHGLAKYPYIRESRRIVAEYTVIEQDVAAESRPGKRAKQFDDSVGIGCYRIDLHPSTGGDNYIDVGSLPFQIPLGALLPVRVRNLLPAAKNLGTTHITNGCYRLHPVEWNIGEAAGLLAARCITGGTTPHQVRADRAQLRSFQQALTDDGVELAWPDVVVAV; via the coding sequence ATGAACCAGATCTACGCAGACATCGCCGTCATCGGCGCAGGGCTGGGCGGAGTAGCAGCAGCCCTGGCTGCGGCCCGGCACGGTCGCACCGTGATCCTGACTGAGGAGACGGAATGGGTGGGCGGTCAGGTCACCTCTCAGGGGGTGCCGGTCGATGAGCACCGCTGGATCGAGCAGTTCGGGTGCACGGCGAGTTATCGCGCGTTCCGCGACGGTGTGCGGGACTACTACCGCGACCACTATCCGCTGACTGCTGCCGCCCGGGCGGACAGATACCTGAACCCCGGCAGCGGGCTGGTGAGCCGGTTGTGTACTGAACCCAGGGTCGCAGTGGCGGTGCTGGAGGCAATGCTTGCCCCGCATCAGGCGGCAGGCCGTATCGATCTGCGGCTCCGGCACCGGCCCATCGCGGCCACCACCGACGGCGACACTGTCACCAGTGTCACGGTCGAGGACGCTGACGGTAGCCAGGTCACTATCAGCGCCGACTACGTCCTGGACGCTACCGAGACTGGTGAGCTTCTCCCGCTCACCGGTACCGAGTACGTCACCGGCTTCGAGTCCCAGGCCGACACCGGCGAACCCAGCGCGCCGGCCGAGCGGCAGCCGGAGAACATGCAGTCGGTCACCTGGTGCTTCGCTTTCGACTATGTCGAGGGCGAGGACCACACGATCGACAAGCCGGCTGACTATGACTCCTGGCGCCATTTCCAGCCGCCGTACTGGCCCGGTCCGATGCTCGAGTTCACCGCACCGCACCCGCGGACGCTGGAACCCATCACCCGGGTGCTGCTGCCGCACCATGACGAACGGCCCGGTGAACCGGCCGCGAGTGGTTCGATCGACTTGTGGCGTTACCGCCGGATCCTTGCCCGGGCGAACTTCGCCCCTGGCGCTGTGCCGAGTGACATCGTGCTGGTGAACTGGCCGATGGTCGACTACGTCAGCGGGCCGTTGTTCGACGCCGGGGGCAACAACGCCGAGCACTTCGAGGGCGCGAAGCAGATGAGTCTGTGCCTGATGTATTGGATGCAGACCGAGATGCCTACCCCCGATGGCGGGAAGGGGCTGCCGGGTCTGCGGTTGCGCGGGGACGTGTTCGACACCTCCCACGGTCTGGCGAAGTACCCCTACATTCGCGAGTCTCGCCGCATCGTGGCCGAGTACACGGTGATCGAGCAGGACGTGGCTGCTGAGTCCCGGCCGGGGAAGAGGGCGAAACAGTTCGACGACTCCGTCGGTATCGGGTGCTACCGGATCGACCTGCACCCCTCCACCGGTGGGGACAACTACATCGATGTCGGATCGTTGCCGTTCCAGATTCCGCTCGGTGCGTTGCTGCCGGTCCGGGTGCGCAATCTGCTCCCTGCGGCGAAGAACCTCGGCACCACCCACATCACCAACGGCTGCTACCGGCTCCACCCGGTGGAGTGGAACATCGGCGAGGCCGCCGGCCTGCTCGCCGCCCGGTGCATCACCGGCGGCACGACCCCGCACCAGGTGCGGGCCGACCGGGCCCAGTTGCGCTCGTTCCAGCAGGCCCTGACCGATGACGGCGTCGAACTCGCCTGGCCCGACGTCGTCGTCGCCGTCTGA
- the ligD gene encoding non-homologous end-joining DNA ligase: MADDAVEFTAGDRTIRISHPDRVMFPARGETKLDLAHYYAAVGDGITRALRERPCMLHRYPTGVTGEKVHQKRLPRGAPSWVETVQVYFPRYKRTADELCVTEPASVIWAVQMGTVEFHPWNSRRDHVEQPDEWRIDLDPMPDCPFDRVRRVAHVAHEILDELGITGYPKTSGGSGLHIYVRIDPRWGFDEVRTAALAFAHEVARRAPDEVTTEWWRKDRDPTAVFVDFNQNARDHTIAAAYSVRGNPEATVSTPIGWDEIEDVEPRELTIATVPERFARLGDLHAGIDAVAHSIEPLLAWAERDEKS; this comes from the coding sequence ATGGCTGACGACGCCGTCGAGTTCACCGCCGGTGACCGCACGATCCGGATCTCCCACCCGGACCGGGTGATGTTCCCCGCCCGCGGGGAGACCAAGCTCGACCTTGCCCACTACTACGCCGCCGTCGGCGATGGCATCACCCGCGCCCTGCGCGAGCGGCCGTGCATGCTGCACCGGTACCCCACCGGGGTGACCGGTGAGAAGGTGCACCAGAAGCGCCTGCCGCGAGGGGCGCCGTCGTGGGTGGAGACCGTGCAGGTGTACTTTCCCCGGTACAAGCGCACCGCTGACGAACTGTGCGTGACCGAACCGGCGAGCGTGATCTGGGCGGTACAGATGGGCACCGTGGAGTTCCACCCCTGGAACTCCCGCCGCGACCACGTGGAACAGCCCGACGAGTGGCGCATCGACCTCGACCCGATGCCGGACTGCCCGTTCGACCGGGTGCGCCGGGTCGCTCACGTCGCCCACGAGATCCTCGACGAGCTCGGAATCACCGGCTACCCGAAGACCTCCGGCGGGTCCGGCCTGCACATCTACGTGCGGATCGATCCCCGCTGGGGCTTCGATGAGGTCAGGACGGCGGCACTCGCCTTCGCGCACGAGGTCGCCCGGCGCGCGCCTGACGAGGTGACGACCGAGTGGTGGCGCAAGGACAGAGACCCGACGGCCGTCTTCGTGGACTTCAACCAGAACGCACGCGACCACACCATCGCCGCCGCGTATTCGGTGCGCGGCAACCCCGAGGCGACCGTCTCCACCCCGATCGGCTGGGACGAGATCGAGGACGTCGAACCCCGCGAGCTGACCATCGCCACCGTGCCCGAACGGTTCGCCCGTCTCGGGGACCTGCACGCCGGCATTGACGCCGTCGCGCACTCGATCGAGCCGCTGCTCGCCTGGGCGGAGCGGGACGAGAAGTCCTGA
- a CDS encoding Z1 domain-containing protein, protein MKQVDHLHRLGRTLRETVYPSAASVGVDVNLLVIDDEADDSSISDDALPWSSPELEVFKQVPRRILDLWEQRIDPGHTIADHVFATYIAYTATPQANFLQDPDNPLAPRNFVAALRTPGEHGTPTPRSLTYRVPEGLPGWYTGADVYYGPLSDVLCVETSSADSASIDNADDPPHSSEPVVDESVLDAVRAYLVGAAIRLERAGDRFGPATARSKVFESRDAVTADTSPVTSMLIHPSAGKDEHFEVARYLREWWLGGSSQGETGALADLSADENAWSSWHESYRASSAAVQAHYESLDTSSTFRRVSMWKRIKQLLIEEIIPGTAIAVINSDPAADDRPNFEPVSSDMGWLSPPNHSTIFVAGNVMSRGLTLEGLLVTLFTRHSSAPMADTQMQMQRWFGFRGSYVDLCRVFLSSNQLSLFTQFADTDHSLRSQVLAAMESTPDSLPDFTVLQGTSFRATGKVSGLSSRQLRPGSRPMVRHLNPPGADGRNLEIMASFFADAHENGAVRGDRRGLVAVEDLGLLDAADLLDSLHYTDHGRSLEQVQRWAAVETLAGICSDDPVFPLYRAPLVEGDCVDLGHFSPYVIAAYLRFWASCLDRRVRGLITDETPPQRWSLIDLDAKAASQPRFRVALRFGSGPSIDSGPLDQLGRHLKVDIRPMMRTVEGNSLDASWGSRRATETGYVGDDALDYTLLGEPPLLNSDGSRPEGSPGLIVFQLIGRDEDSAAVAVGLSIPCGGPDHIEAVSASRRKGEG, encoded by the coding sequence ATGAAGCAGGTCGACCACCTGCATCGACTCGGGCGGACACTCCGCGAGACGGTATATCCCAGCGCTGCGTCGGTCGGCGTGGACGTCAACCTCCTGGTGATTGACGATGAAGCCGACGATTCATCTATATCCGACGATGCGCTCCCATGGAGCTCGCCCGAACTTGAGGTCTTCAAGCAGGTCCCTCGCAGAATACTCGATCTCTGGGAACAACGGATCGATCCGGGTCACACAATCGCAGACCACGTCTTTGCCACCTACATCGCCTATACGGCGACACCCCAGGCAAATTTTCTTCAAGACCCAGATAATCCGTTGGCTCCGCGAAATTTCGTCGCCGCACTGCGAACGCCCGGAGAGCATGGAACTCCAACCCCTCGATCTCTCACGTACCGAGTACCGGAAGGACTTCCCGGTTGGTACACAGGCGCGGACGTCTACTATGGGCCGCTGAGTGACGTTCTGTGCGTAGAGACGTCCAGTGCGGATTCCGCGTCGATAGACAATGCAGACGATCCACCTCACAGCAGCGAACCGGTGGTGGATGAGTCAGTACTCGACGCAGTGCGCGCGTACCTCGTTGGCGCTGCAATCCGGCTCGAACGAGCTGGCGACAGGTTTGGCCCTGCGACGGCTCGATCTAAGGTGTTCGAAAGTCGAGACGCTGTCACCGCAGACACCTCTCCGGTCACTTCGATGCTCATCCACCCTTCGGCTGGAAAGGACGAGCACTTCGAGGTTGCACGATATTTGCGTGAATGGTGGCTCGGCGGTAGCAGTCAGGGCGAAACGGGCGCCCTTGCAGACCTCAGCGCAGACGAGAACGCATGGAGCAGCTGGCACGAATCCTACCGTGCATCGAGCGCTGCAGTACAGGCTCATTATGAGTCACTCGACACCTCTAGCACATTTCGCCGCGTCTCTATGTGGAAACGAATCAAGCAATTGCTTATCGAGGAGATAATTCCCGGTACTGCAATCGCTGTTATTAACAGTGATCCTGCCGCAGATGACAGGCCAAACTTCGAACCTGTGTCGTCTGACATGGGCTGGCTGTCGCCTCCCAACCACTCGACCATCTTCGTAGCTGGCAACGTAATGTCCCGAGGCTTGACGCTGGAGGGCTTGCTTGTCACCTTGTTTACTCGACATTCGTCCGCTCCTATGGCTGATACTCAGATGCAGATGCAGCGCTGGTTCGGATTCCGTGGATCTTACGTTGACCTATGCCGCGTATTCCTCTCGTCGAATCAATTGTCACTGTTCACACAGTTCGCGGATACCGACCACTCCCTCCGTAGCCAAGTGCTCGCAGCTATGGAGTCGACGCCCGACTCTCTCCCCGACTTCACTGTCCTCCAAGGAACGTCCTTCCGGGCGACCGGGAAGGTATCCGGTCTCAGTTCGCGACAGTTGCGACCGGGCTCGCGCCCCATGGTGCGGCATCTAAATCCGCCCGGCGCGGACGGACGCAACCTCGAGATCATGGCCTCATTCTTTGCCGACGCGCACGAGAACGGCGCTGTCAGAGGTGATCGGCGCGGGCTGGTGGCGGTCGAGGATCTCGGCCTCTTGGATGCGGCGGATCTTCTCGACTCACTTCATTACACGGACCATGGCCGATCGCTTGAGCAGGTGCAGCGCTGGGCAGCGGTGGAGACCCTGGCTGGGATCTGTTCGGACGATCCGGTGTTTCCGCTATATCGCGCCCCGCTCGTCGAAGGTGACTGCGTCGATCTCGGCCACTTCTCGCCCTACGTCATCGCTGCCTACCTGCGGTTCTGGGCGTCATGCCTAGACAGGCGAGTCCGCGGCCTAATTACTGATGAGACTCCACCGCAACGCTGGAGTCTCATCGATCTCGACGCGAAGGCAGCTAGCCAGCCACGCTTCCGTGTAGCCCTGCGATTCGGCTCTGGGCCAAGCATCGACTCAGGTCCGCTGGATCAACTGGGTCGTCATCTTAAGGTGGATATTCGTCCAATGATGAGGACTGTCGAGGGAAATTCGCTCGACGCGAGTTGGGGTTCTCGAAGAGCTACAGAAACGGGCTATGTAGGCGACGACGCGCTCGACTACACCCTGCTCGGCGAGCCACCACTTCTGAACTCCGACGGGAGTCGTCCCGAGGGCAGTCCAGGTCTGATCGTTTTCCAGCTCATCGGACGCGACGAGGATAGCGCCGCCGTGGCGGTTGGGCTTAGCATTCCGTGCGGCGGCCCAGATCACATCGAGGCTGTGAGCGCTAGCCGACGAAAAGGGGAGGGATAG
- a CDS encoding PD-(D/E)XK motif protein — translation MSISPTFESLRILLTSATPANGRHRRRIKWIGPDQSLAIARNQQNELELFILGPQLVALDQNVRERLVHDTWRGERGETFAANRLWLPAGDHFDAAAATVLIELLDHGRTHNMAGAFRRTEPLIALVLDEAAAENAALTGLAGELLVLLALMRAPTAPPSQALLACWLGSDRSSRDFQLGSVGVEVKTSTTSSSRHHIEGWYQVEPGVAADGSVESELYLLSLGIRWLQTSSEGHSIESLIQTIQEFLPQSLRLDLIRCVRDYGDRNFQIDDQGKVGQTALRRPFDTTFERLYDIADDRIRIPRSSDLSSFQELVHDSVKFQIQLPERVRGDRNPVVGLPSIVAAILNQASA, via the coding sequence GTGTCGATCTCACCGACGTTCGAATCGTTGCGCATACTTCTGACTTCCGCGACACCGGCCAACGGTCGCCACCGCCGACGAATCAAGTGGATAGGGCCAGATCAGTCGCTCGCGATAGCGCGCAACCAACAGAACGAGTTGGAACTGTTCATCCTTGGACCCCAACTGGTTGCCCTAGATCAAAATGTGCGTGAGCGCTTGGTGCATGACACGTGGCGTGGTGAGAGAGGCGAGACATTCGCAGCGAACCGCCTCTGGCTGCCCGCAGGTGATCATTTTGATGCTGCAGCGGCAACCGTACTAATCGAGTTGCTTGACCATGGTCGAACGCACAACATGGCTGGAGCTTTCAGACGAACAGAGCCGTTGATCGCCCTCGTGCTAGATGAGGCAGCCGCTGAGAACGCAGCGCTTACCGGGTTGGCAGGCGAACTACTCGTACTCCTGGCCCTGATGCGAGCGCCGACCGCACCACCATCGCAGGCGTTGCTGGCGTGCTGGCTCGGCTCAGACCGCTCTTCGCGCGACTTTCAGTTGGGATCCGTTGGCGTCGAAGTCAAGACCTCTACAACGAGTTCGAGCCGACATCACATCGAGGGATGGTACCAAGTTGAGCCCGGCGTGGCGGCGGACGGATCTGTCGAAAGCGAACTCTACCTGCTCTCATTAGGTATCCGATGGCTTCAAACTTCGAGCGAAGGTCACAGCATCGAATCTCTAATCCAGACTATCCAGGAGTTCCTACCACAGAGCCTGAGACTTGACCTTATCCGCTGTGTTCGAGACTATGGCGACCGGAACTTTCAGATTGACGACCAAGGCAAGGTGGGACAGACTGCACTTCGCCGACCTTTCGACACGACATTTGAACGGCTCTACGACATCGCTGACGACCGCATTCGAATTCCGCGTTCCAGCGATCTCTCCTCTTTCCAAGAATTGGTCCATGATTCTGTGAAGTTTCAGATTCAATTACCTGAGCGCGTCCGCGGGGATCGCAACCCCGTGGTCGGTTTACCATCCATTGTCGCCGCGATCCTCAATCAGGCGTCCGCCTGA